AAGAAACTGCGGTTGATTGCACCCACAATGTGCTGCATATCATTTTCAGTTACGACAGAGACACCAATGGAAGATCCTTGATTAGGAGCTTTCACGACAAAAGGTAGACCAATCTGATGAATTACTTTACTAATCAGATCACCTTTGTAATCTGTTGCAAACCATTGATCACGTGATATAGTGGTAGTTTTAGGCGTGGCAAATCCCGCGGCACGCATCAATTCCTTCTGTATAGTCTTACTTACGCCAATAGCAGAAGACAAAATACCTGACCCACTATACGGAATACCGTACCATTCAAGCAAACCCTGAATACTTCCATCTTCGCCGGCAGGTCCGTGTAGTGTCAGAAAGGCAAATTCAAACAGGTTCGCAAAATCTTTGGGCTCTACCTTTTTTCCAACCTGTGAGATAATTCTATCCTGTTCCTCTTCTGATAACTTCCCAAACGACTCCAGGTAGATCTGAAATCCATGTGCAGAGGCAGGTAATGCAGATACAGGAGGATAAAAATCGCGGATTGTACCTTTATAGATAAACTCCCAGTTTAACAGAATAAAGTTGCCGAGGCTATCAACAAAAATAGGAACAGGCTCAAACAAGCTTTTATTCAAATTGTCATATACAGTACGTCCACCAGCAAATGAGATCTCTCTTTCCCGAGATGGTCCGCCAAAAATGATACCTACTTTAAGCATTTATATAAGTAATTATTGATTACGAACAATATACAAATAACAAACCTTATCACACAGTCTTACGACATCTGGTTAAAGGTATTGTGTTTTCGTTTACGCCGGGACTGATATTTGAAATTATCAGACAAAATACTGATGTTGCCATCTACTTCCAGAACAGCCAGATTCACTTCTGCCAGGCTTGACACTCCATGCTCTCGGGCAGCAGCCTCTAATTCGTCTAAAGTCAGATGCGCTTTTTGTAAATTCTGCTTCTTAACCTGACCATTGTACACCAGCATAATTGACTCCCCTTCGACAAATTTACTTACAGACCGAAACCGGAATAAAACAAACTTTAAAACAAAATTAGCAATAAACAGCGTACCCGCAGCAACCAGCCCTCCACTTAATGAATTATTGCTTCCAACCATGGCATTTTGCACTGCATTGCTGATCAGAAGAATAAATACCAGATCGACAACAGATAATTGTGCCAGTTCTGTTTTCCCAAACAGACGAATTGCCAGAATGATAAATAGATAAACTGCCAGAGACTGCCATACAATAGGCAATAAGTCCGCCATATAATTACAGTAGGAAACAGAACAAACAAAAAAACGTGTCAGGTATCCCAACACGTCTTTCTATTTGTCGTCAAATGAGTATTAGTCAAGTAGTGTTACATTTATTGCTTCTACACCTGTAATTTCAGGTACAGCGCGTTTAATTGCTTCTTCTACTCCTGCTTTTAATGTCATCGCTGACATAGGACAGGACCCACAATTACCTAACATTTCCAGCCGCAATACTTTCTCGTCAGTAATTTCGATTATACGAACATTACCACCATCAGCTTCTAAATAAGGTCGGATCGAGTTTAAAGCCAGCTCTACCCGTGCGTCTAATGTATCTTGCATCATTGTTGTCTTGTAATATTAGCAAAGATATATAATATAATTATTTTGTGCAATGTATCCATTTATTAACACTTCTCTATTTTCCAAAGATATAGGACACTGAGTATCAATATATGATTCCTGCGACTTCATAAAAGGAATAATTTAGCACATTACTCAGGCTTACACTCTGATTTCCACAGGCTTTGTTTTATCTAACGTTGCATTGCGGATAGATACCTGCTGTGCAAGTGTTTCTGCCAGATCCCGAAATGCCTGTCCAGACACCTGGTCTGTCATAACAACTGGTTTGCCAGCATCTCCGGATTCCCGGATGCTCTGCACCAACGGAATTTGTCCCAGTAATGGAACATCATATTGTTCAGCCAGTTGTCGGCCTCCATCCTTGCCAAAGATATAATACTTATTATCAGGTAGCTCAGCAGGCGTAAAATAAGCCATATTCTCTACAACTCCTAATACAGGTACATTGATAGCAGGTTGTTTGAACATAGACAATCCTCTACGAGCATCAGCCAGAGCAACTTTCTGTGGAGTAGTTACAATAATAGCTCCCGTAACTGGTACTGTCTGTACTAGTGTCAGGTGTATATCACTGGTTCCGGGAGGAAGATCAATTAACAGATAGTCCAGTTCACCCCATTCTACATCAGTAATAAACTGCTTCAGGGCAGAACTTGCCATAGGTCCACGCCATACAACCGCTTCATCTGCTTTTCCAGTTAAAAAACCCATTGATAGCAGCTTTATACCATACTGATGAACAGGCATAATATAGTTTTTGCCATTTTTCTGAGTAACCTGCGGTTTCATATCTTCTGTATCAAACATAGTTGGTACAGAAGGGCCATAAATATCAGCATCAATTAGACCTACCTTGGCACCAAGCTTATACAAGGCAATAGCCAGATTAGAGGTAACTGTAGACTTACCTACACCTCCTTTACCAGATGCAATCGCAATAATGTTTTTTACCCCAGGTAATACAGGACCATTCAATCGTGTAGAAGTTACATCTGCAATCATTTTGATTTGAACATCAATATCCTCTCCTACTGCCTTTTTGATAGCATCTTCACAATCCTTCCGGATTTTTTCTTTTAGCGGACAGGCAGGTGTTGTCAATACTACTGTAAAACGAACCTGATTGATTCCAAATTCAACATCCTGAATCATGTTTAGAGACACCAGGTCGCGTTTCAAGTCAGGCTCCTGCACTGTACTCAATGCCTCTAGTATTATTTCTTTGGTAATGGTCATGCTTCCCATGGGAGAATCAACAAATAGTAATGATGTTTGGTTAATAGGAAATCTTAAAAGCTAGTATGCCTCAATTGAATGTCGGACATTGTCATGAAGGATAACAAAAATTATCCAGAAAAAATCCTCAACACGTGACAAAGTTAGGTGCAGGAAGAATGTTTTTGCAATAAATTGTAAGGAAACTTGCAATAAAATCGCAATTTGTAAGTAGAAGCAGTAATAGATTACCTCAGATTTGTCTTTGCCTTCTACTTTGTGACCCGATTCCAAAAATCAATTTTCAACGCAAAACACTGAAAAAATCAGTATCTTGCAACTTACAAAAGAGAATAATCCATTTATTTACTGAATTTCGGAGTTGTATGCGGATACCGAATGAACTTGTGCAGCAAATCCAGCAGGCAGCAGATGTGCTGGATGTAGTAGGAGATTATGTTTCGCTAAAAAAGAGAGGAAGCAACTGGATTGCCTGTTGCCCGTTTCATAATGAGAAAACCCCTTCATTTGCCGTATCTCCTGCAAAAGGTATCTATAAGTGTTTTGGTTGTGGCAAATCAGGTGATCCTGTCAAGTTTGTCATGGACATTGAGGGGGTAAGTTTTGCAGAAGCCCTACGACATCTTGCTCGAAAATATAACATCGAAATCCCTGAAGTTGAGTATACTCCTGAAGAAACCCAGCGACAAAATGAAATAGATAGCTTGTATATCGCATTAAATTTTGCCAAGGACTTTTTTAAACAGCAACTACAAACACCGGATGGGCAGGCTATTGGTCTGTCGTATTTCAAAGAACGTGATCTGCGAGATGGAACTATTGATGCATTTGATCTGGGTTATAGTTCATCTGCCTGGGATGCCTTTACAAAAGAAGCGTTAAGCAAACACTATAATCTGGATATCCTCCAAAAGGCAGGTCTGACTATTGTCAATGACAAAGGGAGACAATACGATAGATTCCGGGATCGGGTAATTTTCCCAATTCATAATTTGTCAGGTCGAGTAATCGCATTCGGTGCCCGGATCATGACCAATGATAAGAATCAGCCCAAATACCTGAACTCTCCCGAAACAGAAGTCTATCACAAAAGTCGCATCCTGTATGGCATCTATCAGGCCAAAAATGCCATTCGTCAGGTTGATAACTGCTATCTGGCTGAAGGATATATGGATGTTATTTCCCTGCACCAGGCAGGTATCCAAAATGTTGTGGCATCATCAGGGACATCCTTGACAAAAGAACAGATTCAGTTAATCAGCCGATTCACCAAAAATGTTACGATGCTGTATGATGGTGATGCAGCTGGTATCAAAGCCTCTATACGCGGAACTGATCTGGTACTGGAAGAAGGGCTGAATGTAAAGATTGTTATCTTCCCGGATAATGATGATCCGGATAGCTACGTCCGTAAAGTGGGATCTGTAGCGTTTCAGGAGTTTGTCAAAAATAACAGTCAGGACTTTATCACGTTTAAAGTCAAACTCTATTCCAAAGAAATTCAGAATGATCCATATCGGAAGTCAGAGGTTATTAAGGAGATGGTAGCCAGCAATGTTAAGATTCCAGATCCTATTCAACGTTCTGTATTTCGCCGACAAATTGCCCATTTGCTGGATGTAGACGAACAAACCCTGATCACAGAAGAAAACTTTCTGATCAAGAAGGAAAGAGTAGATTATCAGAAGCGTACAGAAAAACAGCAGACACCGCCCCCTGACTCTTATCCTCCTGAATCGTATCATTCATTTGAAGATCAGTTACCAGAAGGTGTTTCATTTGCACCAGAAGAAACCTATGCGGTTGAAACTGGAAGTAAAGTAACGGATCATAGTCGCTCATCTATGAGTTATCGGGAAGAAGGGGTGATTCGGTTGATACTTCATTATGGCGATCAGGTATTGGAAGGTACTGAAGATACTGTATGTGATTTTGTAATGAGAGAGCTAGAGGATATTGCGTTTCAAACGCCTCTTTATCAACAGGTACTGGATATATTTCGGTCTGAGTGGATGAATGGTCGAATTTTGAAAAGTGAAGATTTTCTACGACATCCAGATCCTCAGATACAGGATATGACGATTACAATGCTAACTGAAAAATATACTATCAGTGATAACTGGTTTAATAAATTTGATATTCGAGTAGCACACGAAAGTGATAACCTGCTGGAAGAAACCTATAACCAGGTATTGCGCCTGAAACAGGAAGTGGTACGGGATAAAATTGCAGAAAATTTCAAGGCCATTCAGGCTACCAAAGATATAAATCAACAACTGCAATTGCTTCGTGTTCAGAAACAATACAAAGAAATCGAAAGGCAGATTGCCAACATTTTAGGTAATGTAATACGTTAAGATTGTATTATATTACCTAAAAATCACTAAATACTTCCTCCTAAAATCTGACTCATAAATAAATTTACGACAGGAGGATAAACGATTACACTAAACACAATTCCAAACAAAGCCCCCCATAAGTGAGCATCATGGTTAATATGGTCGCCTCCTCTTTTTGACATATATACAGAATAAAGCATGTATAAAGCACCAAATAAAAATGCTGGTATTGGAATTGGAATAAACATGAATCCCAGCTTAGCTTGAGGGTTAAATAAAATAAATGCAAAAACTACAGCAGATACCCCTCCAGACGCGCCCAGCGAGTTATAATAGGAATAGTTCTTATATTTCAGATAGGTGGGTATATCCGAAACAATGATTCCAACTATATATAGTATTCCAAACAATGTAAGCCCCGCACCTGGATATAAAACAGAGAAGACTTTTTCTTCCATCTGTACACCAAATGAGAACAATGCTATCATATTAAACAACAGGTGCATACCATCCTGGTGGATAAATCCGGATGTTATAAAACGACTATATTCTTTTCGATGTGCTACCCTATACGGATTCATCATCCACTTTTCCATTATATCAGGACGCTGCCATGCATATAAAGAGGCCAGTACAGTAATTATAATAAAAACAAGAGTAAGCGAAAATGTAATATCCATAAATAGGGGACAATAAATAATAAGAACAAAGAGTATCAATATCCTTTGCTCTGCAAAATAGTATATTTTTTTGGGATACAACGGTTCAGGCTTATTCTTTCAGGTTTGAACTGACAGATAGTGGAAATGTACCCGAAATCTTATGCACCAGCACCTCATTGATCTTTACATAGGATTCATGCGTCCAGCCAGCAACATGGGGGGAAAACAATACTTTATCTGATTGTGCCAGGTAAGCAAAAGCAGACTGTTGTTCAGAAGTAAGTGTTTTCAACTTTTCGTTCTCCAATACATCCAGACAAGCCCCCAGTATTTTGCCTTTCTCAATAGCAGCCTGCAAAGCAACGAAAGGAGCTACTTCACCACGAGATGTATTGATGAAGAAAACAGAATGACGGAAGTTATCAAACATCACCTCATT
This genomic stretch from Xanthocytophaga agilis harbors:
- a CDS encoding DUF421 domain-containing protein encodes the protein MADLLPIVWQSLAVYLFIILAIRLFGKTELAQLSVVDLVFILLISNAVQNAMVGSNNSLSGGLVAAGTLFIANFVLKFVLFRFRSVSKFVEGESIMLVYNGQVKKQNLQKAHLTLDELEAAAREHGVSSLAEVNLAVLEVDGNISILSDNFKYQSRRKRKHNTFNQMS
- a CDS encoding NifU family protein gives rise to the protein MMQDTLDARVELALNSIRPYLEADGGNVRIIEITDEKVLRLEMLGNCGSCPMSAMTLKAGVEEAIKRAVPEITGVEAINVTLLD
- a CDS encoding Mrp/NBP35 family ATP-binding protein produces the protein MGSMTITKEIILEALSTVQEPDLKRDLVSLNMIQDVEFGINQVRFTVVLTTPACPLKEKIRKDCEDAIKKAVGEDIDVQIKMIADVTSTRLNGPVLPGVKNIIAIASGKGGVGKSTVTSNLAIALYKLGAKVGLIDADIYGPSVPTMFDTEDMKPQVTQKNGKNYIMPVHQYGIKLLSMGFLTGKADEAVVWRGPMASSALKQFITDVEWGELDYLLIDLPPGTSDIHLTLVQTVPVTGAIIVTTPQKVALADARRGLSMFKQPAINVPVLGVVENMAYFTPAELPDNKYYIFGKDGGRQLAEQYDVPLLGQIPLVQSIRESGDAGKPVVMTDQVSGQAFRDLAETLAQQVSIRNATLDKTKPVEIRV
- the dnaG gene encoding DNA primase codes for the protein MRIPNELVQQIQQAADVLDVVGDYVSLKKRGSNWIACCPFHNEKTPSFAVSPAKGIYKCFGCGKSGDPVKFVMDIEGVSFAEALRHLARKYNIEIPEVEYTPEETQRQNEIDSLYIALNFAKDFFKQQLQTPDGQAIGLSYFKERDLRDGTIDAFDLGYSSSAWDAFTKEALSKHYNLDILQKAGLTIVNDKGRQYDRFRDRVIFPIHNLSGRVIAFGARIMTNDKNQPKYLNSPETEVYHKSRILYGIYQAKNAIRQVDNCYLAEGYMDVISLHQAGIQNVVASSGTSLTKEQIQLISRFTKNVTMLYDGDAAGIKASIRGTDLVLEEGLNVKIVIFPDNDDPDSYVRKVGSVAFQEFVKNNSQDFITFKVKLYSKEIQNDPYRKSEVIKEMVASNVKIPDPIQRSVFRRQIAHLLDVDEQTLITEENFLIKKERVDYQKRTEKQQTPPPDSYPPESYHSFEDQLPEGVSFAPEETYAVETGSKVTDHSRSSMSYREEGVIRLILHYGDQVLEGTEDTVCDFVMRELEDIAFQTPLYQQVLDIFRSEWMNGRILKSEDFLRHPDPQIQDMTITMLTEKYTISDNWFNKFDIRVAHESDNLLEETYNQVLRLKQEVVRDKIAENFKAIQATKDINQQLQLLRVQKQYKEIERQIANILGNVIR
- a CDS encoding rhomboid family intramembrane serine protease produces the protein MDITFSLTLVFIIITVLASLYAWQRPDIMEKWMMNPYRVAHRKEYSRFITSGFIHQDGMHLLFNMIALFSFGVQMEEKVFSVLYPGAGLTLFGILYIVGIIVSDIPTYLKYKNYSYYNSLGASGGVSAVVFAFILFNPQAKLGFMFIPIPIPAFLFGALYMLYSVYMSKRGGDHINHDAHLWGALFGIVFSVIVYPPVVNLFMSQILGGSI